One window from the genome of Montipora foliosa isolate CH-2021 chromosome 5, ASM3666993v2, whole genome shotgun sequence encodes:
- the LOC138003230 gene encoding histamine H2 receptor-like, protein MTPPECITWMTVGLAESVAIVALNLCTIIVFTRNRNLRKRSTYLMINLAVTDMLVGGVAVFFLFYWFGVFCNVWRGHLNGHLKDYIETRLPGVFPGMSLINITIIALERAYATFRPFKHRVLKKRVYGLLIVFIWVSTALGTSLNFKYPEGVVDLYFKIALGSFELLIICVSYSSIVIKVRCGAQPKHHGAASRERKLTVTLLIVTVASLLVFLPAITFALLIYSGKFKIPFQVGGRLYCALYVFLFANSLVNPILYAIRMPEYRSTLAALFRKCTVRNRERRV, encoded by the coding sequence ATGACTCCACCCGAGTGCATAACCTGGATGACTGTAGGCTTGGCCGAGTCTGTTGCCATAGTAGCACTCAACCTCTGTacgataattgtttttacaagaAACCGTAATCTCCGCAAGCGCAGTACGTACCTGATGATAAATTTGGCAGTTACAGATATGTTGGTTGGAGGAGTTGCTGTGTTTTTTCTGTTCTATTGGTTTGGAGTATTCTGTAATGTATGGAGGGGGCATCTAAATGGACATTTGAAAGATTATATAGAGACAAGACTACCTGGTGTTTTTCCTGGTATGTCTTTAATAAACATAACCATTATTGCTTTAGAACGGGCATATGCGACATTTCGGCCTTTCAAGCATCGCGTGCTAAAAAAACGGGTGTATGGCCTATTAATTGTCTTTATTTGGGTTAGTACGGCATTAGGTACTTCCTTAAATTTTAAATATCCTGAGGGAGTAGTTGATCTTTACTTCAAGATTGCATTAGGCTCGTTTGAACTTTTGATCATTTGTGTATCTTACTCATCCATTGTTATTAAAGTCCGTTGTGGAGCGCAGCCTAAACACCATGGTGCAGCcagtagagaaagaaaactgaccgtGACATTGTTGATTGTGACTGTTGCATCTCTTTTGGTGTTCCTGCCTGCTATTACTTTCGCTCTTCTCATTTATAgcggtaaatttaaaattcccTTTCAGGTGGGTGGACGTCTTTATTGTGCACtttatgttttcctttttgcaaacTCTCTTGTCAATCCTATATTATACGCTATCCGCATGCCAGAATACAGATCTACTTTAGCTGCACTCTTTCGCAAATGTACTGTTCGTAACCGTGAAAGGCGAGTTTAA